A stretch of Pelecanus crispus isolate bPelCri1 chromosome 3, bPelCri1.pri, whole genome shotgun sequence DNA encodes these proteins:
- the ABCG5 gene encoding ATP-binding cassette sub-family G member 5 — protein sequence MSGRGSLAPERSGGGGGGQTGTVKAMAQPSDSISVRGVSYTVRERVGPWWNISLYHKKWTRQILKDVSFHIESGQIMGILGNSGSGKTTLLDAISGRLGHKDNFFGEVYVNGHQLKKEEFRDCFSYVPQSDTLLSFLTIQESLTYTALLTLQKCSDDFIKKKVDAVMAELSLSHIADKIIGSRIFVGISGGERRRVSIAAQLLQDPKVMLLDEPTTGLDCLTANQIVSLLSELAHRGRIVIITIHQPRSELFRLFDKIAIMSFGELVFCGNPVEMITFFSNCGYSCPEQSNPFDFYVDLTSVDTRSKERELKTYSRVQVIVSAYKNSEIFSKVLAAIERTKCMKERPPIPFKNKDSPSAFYKLWILLRRTTRNFSRDKMGIIMRLLQNLLFGLFVAFFLLRLRNDLVKGAVQDRVGLIYQCVSAPPYTGMLNAVALFPPLRAISDQESKDGLYKNWQMLLAYIVHFLPFSVISVAIFSTFIYWTAGLYPDASRFGIFFAVVLASHVIGELLTLVILGVVQNPNIVQSGVVLLNSAGVIVGTGLVRSIEEMPTPFKILGYLTFQKYSSEVLTVNEFYGLNFTCGKSNSSTAINAACIFSHGIQFIEKNFPGALSQFTTNFLILYAFLPGLAIIAILSFKIRDRIISKQ from the exons ATGTCGGGCAGGGGCTCTCTCGCCCCAGagaggagcggcggcggcggtggtggGCAGACGGGCACGGTGAAGGCCATGGCGCAGCCCTCCGACAGCATCAGTGTCCGGGGCGTCTCCTACACTGTCAG agAACGTGTTGGCCCATGGTGGAACATTTCTCTATATCATAAAAAATGGACCCGGCAAATACTTAAGGATGTTTCATTTCACATAGAGAGTGGCCAGATTATGGGGATTTTAGGAAATTCTG gATCTGGGAAAACAACACTTCTGGATGCAATATCAGGAAGACTGGGACATAAAGACAACTTCTTTGGTGAAGTGTATGTGAATGGGCATCAGCTGAAGAAGGAAGAGTTTAGAGATTGCTTCTCTTATGTGCCACAG agTGACACTTTGTTAAGCTTCCTCACCATACAAGAGTCTCTGACCTACACTGCTTTACTAACTCTTCAGAAATGCTCCGACGACTTCATCAAAAAGAAG GTAGATGCGGTTATGGCTGAGCTGAGTCTCAGCCACATTGCTGACAAAATAATTGGAAGCCGTATTTTTGTAGGAATTTCTGGGGGCGAGAGGCGTCGTGTTTCAATTGCAGCCCAGCTATTACAAGATCCCA AGGTCATGCTACTTGATGAACCAACAACAGGGCTGGACTGCCTGACTGCAAACCAGATTGTCTCACTGCTCTCAGAGCTTGCACACAGAGGCAGGATTGTGATCATTACGATTCATCAGCCTCGCTCAGAACTCTTCAGG TTATTTGACAAAATAGCCATCATGAGCTTTGGAGAACTGGTTTTCTGTGGGAACCCTGTGGAAATGATTACATTTTTTAGCAACTGTGGCTATTCTTGTCCTGAGCAATCAAATCCTTTTGACTTCTACG TGGATCTGACATCCGTGGACACCCGAAGCAAGGAACGTGAACTCAAAACCTACAGTAGGGTTCAGGTAATTGTATCAGCCTACAAAAACTCAGAGATCTTTAGCAAAGTACTGGCAGCCATTGAAAGAACAAAGTGTATGAAAGAGCGGCCACCAATACCATTCAAAAACAAAGACTCACCCAGTGCCTTTTACAAATTATGGATTCTTTTACG GAGGACAACAAGAAACTTCTCCAGAGATAAGATGGGCATCATCATGCGCCTCCTCCAGAATCTGTTATTTGGCTTGTTTGtagcatttttccttcttagaCTAAGGAACGACCTGGTAAAAGGAGCTGTGCAGGACCGTGTGGGGCTTATCTATCAGTGCGTGAGTGCCCCCCCCTACACAGGGATGCTCAATGCTGTTGCCCTTT TTCCACCTTTACGCGCTATCAGCGACCAAGAAAGTAAAGATGGCTTGTATAAGAACTGGCAAATGCTTTTAGCTTATATAGTACATTTCCTGCCCTTCAGTGTCATCAGCGTGGCAATTTTCAGCACCTTTATATACTG GACTGCAGGGTTGTATCCCGATGCTTCCAGATTTggaattttctttgctgttgtcTTAGCGTCTCATGTAATTGGTGAACTACTAACACTTGTTATACTTGGCGTGGTTCAAAACCCAAATATAGTCCAGAGCGGAGTGGTGCTACTTAATTCAGCAGGTGTGATAGTGGGAACGGGACTAGTAAG gAGCATCGAAGAAATGCCaacaccttttaaaatacttggtTATCTTACCTTTCAAAAATACAGCAGTGAGGTTCTTACAGTCAATGAATTTTATGGCTTAAACTTCACATGTGgtaagt CCAACAGTTCCACTGCAATTAATGCTGCGTGTATTTTCTCTCATGGCATTCAGTTCATTGAAAAAAACTTTCCTGGTGCATTGTCCCAGTTCACAACCAATTTCTTAATACTCTATGCTTTTCTACCAGGACTTGCCATCATAGCAATTCTGAGCTTCAAAATAAGAGACAGAATTATTAGCAAGCAATAA